TTTTCAAGTTCAAAGCAATAATGTAACCGCTCAAGAATCAAATTTTTCAACTTCAAATACTACAATTTCTAATTTATCTTTTGGTGTGCCTTTAGGTGTAAAAGGAGGACTTTCTTTGGGGTTAAGAGTGCATTCTGCTGTAGGTTTTGAGGTAAATACAGATAATTTTTACAATCAAGGAAGTGGAAGTGTAAATCAAATTTATGCTGGAATTGGGTATGAGATTTTTAAGAACTTCTCTCTAGGTTTACAAGCCAATATGTACTTTGGAGAAACAACAAAAACACAGGCTTTTAAAAATGTTCAAAAATCTACTGTTTATGACGAAACATATAATGTTAAAGGACTTGCTACAAAAGTAGGTGCACAATATAAATTAAATCTTTCTGAAAAGTTAATAGCACAAGTAGGTGCTTATGGAGTTTTGAATCATCAACTTACAGCAACTGGGAATGCAAGGTTTTATGAAGCTATTCAAACCGATGAGAATTCATTTTCCATGATAGCTACTCCAATTACTTCAAACTTGTCTGGAACTCAAGAAAATCCATTTAAATCAGTATTAGGATTAGGTTTAGGAACTTATAATCATTGGTTTGCTGGAGTTTCATATGAAAGTCAAGGAGCTACAACATATTCAGGAAATGTTTTTAACCAAACCAATAACACTGATGTACCTGTTGATTTTGAATCAAAATCTAAAATAAGTGTTGGGGGGTATATAATACCTAAAAAATATGCTTTAAAAAACTACTTAAATCGAGTGACTTATAGAGCTGGATTTAAGTATGAAAATACAGGAACTGTACTGAATAATGAGAGTTTAAAGAATATTGGCATGTCTTTTGGGGTAGGATTACCAATAGGAAAGAGAATTTCTTACGCAAACTTTACTCTTGAAGTAGGGCAATTAGGAGAATTCTCTAAAAACAATTATCAAGAAGAATACATCAACGTTGGTGTCAATTTTTCATTATCAGATAAATGGTTCGAAAAAAGAGTAATACGCTAAATAATCAATAATAATATGAAAACAAGACTAACTACATTTTTTACAATTTTATTTTCAGTTATGATGTTTACGGCTCAGGCACAAGATGATCCGAGCTTACGTTATAATATGTTAAAAACAGACTATAAGACCAAAAATTATGACTCAGCTCTTAAAAATTTAGAGTGGTGTTTAGATAATAGTCCAAAATTAACTGCAAATATTTATAAGTATGGAGGGAATTTATTGGATGATGTATTAAAAGAAGCAACACCAGAGAAAAAAGCAAAGATTGCTGCTTTAGGTAAAAAGATGTACGAAAAAAGATTTGAAAATTATCCTGATGAAGATCCAGCAAAGGCTCATAGTGATTATGCTGACTTTTTGAAAGAAGTTGGAGGGGATAAAGAAGAAATTTTCAAAAATTACGATGAAGCATTTAAGGTTGATCCAACTAAATTAGGAGTAGGTTCTATCATTAGTTATTTTACTACAGTAATTGATAAATATAAGGATACTGATTTACAATTGGTGTTTAACACTTATGATGCTACTGTTGAAGCTATTGACGCTAAAGTTGAAGGATATTTAGATAATATTCAAAAACTACACGCAAAAGAAGATGAAGGACAAACTTTAATTTCTTCTGAAAAAAGAAAATTACACGCTTATACCGTAAACTCTAAGGCATTAGGACAAGTTGAAGCTATTTTAGATCAAAAAATGGAAGAAATTTCTACTTGTGAGTACTTAATTCCTTTATATACAGAAGAGTTTGAAGCTAATAAAACAAACAAAGTTTGGGTTACAAGAGCGATCAACCGTATGTTTAAAAAAGATTGTACAGAAGACCCTTTATATGCTAGTTTGGTAGAACAATATCAAGAAATAGATCCTTCTCCAGAAGCATCTGTATTATATGCAGGTTTATTAATGGATAAAGGAGAAACTGAAAAAGCTATTTCTTTCTTTGATAAAGCTATTTCTCAAGAAACAGATCCAGCTAAAAAAGCTAAAAACTTATATAAAGTAGCAGATATTTTTAAGAAAAGAGGTCAAAATGCAAAGGCAGTTTCTTATGCTAAAAAGGCGATTGCAGCAAAGTCTAACTTTGGTAGAGCTTATACTATGATTGCAACTTTATACGCAGATGGAGTTAATAACTGTGGAACTGATGAGTTTG
Above is a genomic segment from Wenyingzhuangia fucanilytica containing:
- a CDS encoding tetratricopeptide repeat protein produces the protein MKTRLTTFFTILFSVMMFTAQAQDDPSLRYNMLKTDYKTKNYDSALKNLEWCLDNSPKLTANIYKYGGNLLDDVLKEATPEKKAKIAALGKKMYEKRFENYPDEDPAKAHSDYADFLKEVGGDKEEIFKNYDEAFKVDPTKLGVGSIISYFTTVIDKYKDTDLQLVFNTYDATVEAIDAKVEGYLDNIQKLHAKEDEGQTLISSEKRKLHAYTVNSKALGQVEAILDQKMEEISTCEYLIPLYTEEFEANKTNKVWVTRAINRMFKKDCTEDPLYASLVEQYQEIDPSPEASVLYAGLLMDKGETEKAISFFDKAISQETDPAKKAKNLYKVADIFKKRGQNAKAVSYAKKAIAAKSNFGRAYTMIATLYADGVNNCGTDEFEKRMVYVAAKTYALKAARVDPSIGVYASKLGKAYAANEPSKKLVFNNELGLKSGDSYTIKCWINETVRVP